In a single window of the Flavobacterium sp. W4I14 genome:
- a CDS encoding uncharacterized protein YceH (UPF0502 family) (product_source=COG3132; cog=COG3132; ko=KO:K09915; pfam=PF04337; superfamily=46785): MDNVKPLPDLSAEEQRVLGALIEKSRTTPDYYPMTLNSLTAACNQKSSRNPVVNYDEETIILTLNQLKIKGLISTATGGSSRATKYKHNLAIVYPLLPSELAIICLLLLRGPLTPGEINSNSGRLYEFESIEEVLEQLQKLSDEEPAFVKQLAKKAGQKEARFVHLLGEQAETTVEPETETISIPQFDPTELENRIEKLELEIEELKELVNLLMDK; this comes from the coding sequence ATGGACAACGTAAAACCACTACCCGATTTATCAGCAGAAGAACAACGCGTTTTAGGCGCACTAATAGAAAAAAGCCGCACCACGCCCGATTATTACCCAATGACTTTGAACAGTTTAACTGCCGCATGCAACCAGAAAAGCTCAAGAAATCCGGTGGTAAATTACGATGAGGAAACCATAATATTAACACTAAACCAACTCAAAATAAAAGGCTTAATCTCCACTGCTACAGGAGGATCAAGCCGTGCAACTAAATATAAACATAATCTTGCCATTGTTTATCCTTTATTACCTTCGGAGTTGGCCATTATCTGCCTTTTACTTTTACGCGGACCTCTAACACCTGGTGAAATCAATAGCAATTCGGGAAGATTATATGAATTTGAAAGCATAGAAGAAGTCTTAGAACAGCTTCAGAAATTATCAGATGAAGAACCTGCATTTGTAAAACAACTGGCAAAAAAAGCTGGACAAAAAGAAGCCCGCTTTGTTCATCTTTTAGGCGAACAGGCCGAAACCACTGTAGAACCTGAAACTGAAACGATAAGCATACCGCAATTTGATCCTACTGAACTGGAAAATAGAATAGAAAAATTGGAACTGGAAATTGAAGAATTGAAAGAACTGGTTAATTTATTGATGGATAAGTAA
- a CDS encoding xanthine dehydrogenase YagS FAD-binding subunit (product_source=KO:K11178; cath_funfam=3.30.390.50,3.30.465.10; cog=COG1319; ko=KO:K11178; pfam=PF00941,PF03450; smart=SM01092; superfamily=55447,56176) — MINFQYLRTTTAKSAIGLLVKDKNAKFLAGGTNLIDLMKRGVTAPEKLIDINHVPLKQIEQIGNKIHIGALASNSAVADNVLIKEKLPLLSWALQAGASAQLRNVATVGGNMMQRTRCGYFYDTEMPCNKRQPGTGCGAMEGFNRMHAIFGTSEKCIAVHPSDMCIALTALDAEVVVANAKGERKMPFKDFHRLAGDTPQLDNNLKADEMIIRLEIPVNNLAKNYHYLKVRDRASYAFALVSVAAAFELSNNKITDIRLAMGGVAHKPWRLTASENFLKGKEATLSNFEQAAQLAMKDAKGFGGNDFKLKLAPNTIIEALNLAKSKA; from the coding sequence ATGATCAATTTTCAATACTTAAGAACAACCACGGCAAAGTCAGCAATTGGCTTATTGGTAAAAGATAAAAATGCCAAATTTTTGGCAGGTGGAACAAACCTGATCGATTTAATGAAAAGAGGTGTTACGGCGCCCGAAAAACTCATCGATATCAATCATGTTCCATTAAAACAGATCGAGCAGATTGGAAATAAAATCCATATTGGTGCTTTGGCTTCTAATTCGGCAGTTGCAGACAATGTGCTGATTAAAGAGAAACTACCATTACTTTCCTGGGCTTTACAGGCGGGCGCATCTGCCCAATTGAGAAATGTAGCAACGGTTGGTGGTAACATGATGCAGCGTACACGTTGTGGTTATTTTTACGATACCGAAATGCCTTGTAATAAACGCCAACCCGGTACAGGCTGTGGTGCTATGGAGGGTTTTAACCGAATGCATGCTATTTTCGGGACTTCAGAGAAATGTATTGCCGTTCATCCAAGCGATATGTGTATAGCATTAACGGCTTTAGATGCTGAGGTGGTGGTAGCCAATGCTAAAGGAGAACGTAAAATGCCATTTAAAGATTTTCATCGCCTGGCAGGAGATACGCCTCAGTTAGACAATAACTTAAAAGCAGATGAAATGATTATCCGCTTGGAAATTCCGGTAAATAACCTTGCCAAAAACTATCATTATCTTAAAGTTAGGGATCGGGCTTCTTATGCTTTTGCTCTCGTTTCTGTAGCTGCAGCATTTGAGCTCAGCAATAATAAAATTACGGATATTCGTTTGGCAATGGGTGGAGTAGCACATAAACCCTGGCGTTTAACGGCATCCGAAAATTTCTTAAAAGGAAAAGAAGCCACCTTATCGAATTTTGAACAGGCAGCTCAGTTGGCCATGAAGGATGCAAAAGGTTTTGGAGGAAATGACTTTAAACTTAAACTGGCACCCAATACAATAATCGAGGCGTTGAATCTTGCAAAATCTAAAGCTTAG
- a CDS encoding xanthine dehydrogenase YagT iron-sulfur-binding subunit (product_source=KO:K13483; cath_funfam=3.30.365.10; cog=COG2080; ko=KO:K13483; pfam=PF01799; smart=SM00423; superfamily=47741,54292), protein MKSSDQKPNQGDSRRDFLKKSSVITAIALTPGVAVKAAESNADERFAQLFEKIPLKLTVNNKAYQTTVEPRVTLLDYLREELHLTGTKKGCDHGQCGACTVHVDGQRVNSCLSLAVMNEGKKITTIEGLANGETLHPMQAAFIKHDGFQCGYCTPGQIMSAVACVREGHTGSRAEISEYMSGNICRCGAYPNIVDAIIEVKEGGETV, encoded by the coding sequence ATGAAATCTTCCGATCAGAAACCAAATCAGGGTGATAGCAGGCGCGATTTCCTCAAAAAAAGTTCTGTAATTACAGCCATTGCACTAACGCCTGGCGTTGCGGTTAAAGCAGCAGAAAGCAATGCTGATGAACGTTTCGCTCAACTTTTTGAGAAAATCCCATTAAAACTTACTGTAAATAATAAAGCCTATCAAACTACGGTTGAGCCCAGGGTAACGCTTTTAGATTATTTGCGCGAAGAATTACACCTAACAGGGACTAAAAAAGGATGCGACCATGGCCAGTGTGGCGCTTGCACCGTTCATGTTGATGGGCAAAGGGTAAATTCATGCCTCAGTTTAGCAGTAATGAATGAAGGAAAGAAAATTACCACGATTGAAGGGTTGGCTAATGGCGAAACTTTGCATCCAATGCAGGCTGCATTTATCAAGCATGATGGTTTTCAATGTGGCTATTGTACGCCTGGTCAGATTATGTCAGCTGTGGCCTGTGTACGCGAAGGGCATACCGGTTCAAGAGCAGAAATAAGTGAATATATGAGTGGAAATATCTGTAGATGTGGTGCTTATCCTAATATAGTTGATGCAATTATTGAAGTTAAGGAAGGAGGTGAAACGGTATGA
- a CDS encoding 3-oxoacyl-[acyl-carrier-protein] synthase II (product_source=KO:K09458; cath_funfam=3.40.47.10; cog=COG0304; ko=KO:K09458; pfam=PF00109,PF02801; superfamily=53901; tigrfam=TIGR03150), giving the protein MKRVVVTGLGAITPLGNTIEQFWQQILAGKSGIGPITKFDASKFKTRFAGEVKDFNPEEYLEKKEIKKYDLFTQYAIGSSDQAIKDAGLDFTAMTDDQLAEVGVIWATGNGGIGTFEAQLEEFHAGDGTPRFNPYFIPKMIVDIAAGAISIRHKLRGPNYCTVSACASSNTAIINAFDTIRLGKASVMIAGGSEAALTKSSVGGFNAAQALSKNNEDPQGASKPFDADRDGFVMSEGAGALVLEDLDHALARGAHIYAEIIGGGMAADAYHLTGTPPDGIGAALGMTKALKDAGISADKIDYINAHATSTGLGDLSELQAINTVFNGLPVVIGATKSMTGHLLGAAGAVESVISVLSIRDNVVPPTINTKNLDENIPKGLNFVLGESIKKEINYVLNNTFGFGGHTASTIFKKYEA; this is encoded by the coding sequence ATGAAAAGAGTAGTAGTAACAGGTTTAGGTGCTATAACGCCACTTGGTAATACCATTGAACAATTCTGGCAGCAAATCTTAGCCGGAAAAAGTGGTATTGGTCCCATTACAAAATTTGATGCCAGTAAATTCAAAACCCGTTTTGCGGGTGAGGTAAAGGATTTTAATCCTGAAGAATACCTGGAGAAAAAAGAAATTAAAAAGTACGACCTTTTTACCCAATATGCAATCGGGTCGAGCGATCAGGCGATAAAGGATGCAGGACTAGATTTTACTGCAATGACCGATGATCAATTGGCTGAAGTTGGTGTAATCTGGGCAACCGGAAACGGCGGGATCGGCACTTTTGAAGCGCAGCTGGAAGAATTTCATGCAGGCGATGGAACACCAAGGTTTAATCCTTATTTCATTCCAAAAATGATTGTCGATATTGCCGCTGGAGCCATTTCCATCCGTCATAAATTGCGTGGACCAAATTATTGTACAGTGTCTGCCTGTGCATCATCTAATACCGCTATTATCAATGCTTTTGATACCATCCGTTTAGGAAAAGCAAGTGTAATGATTGCTGGTGGTTCTGAAGCTGCGTTAACCAAGTCATCTGTAGGTGGCTTTAATGCCGCTCAGGCTTTATCTAAAAATAACGAGGATCCACAAGGGGCTTCCAAACCCTTTGATGCTGATAGAGATGGTTTTGTGATGAGCGAAGGCGCAGGTGCATTGGTTTTAGAAGATCTGGATCATGCTTTAGCACGTGGTGCCCACATTTATGCCGAAATTATTGGTGGTGGAATGGCCGCTGATGCATATCACCTCACCGGAACTCCTCCTGATGGAATTGGTGCGGCTTTGGGCATGACAAAAGCTTTAAAAGACGCTGGAATTAGTGCAGATAAAATCGATTATATTAATGCACACGCCACTTCAACTGGATTAGGCGATTTAAGTGAATTACAGGCGATTAATACAGTATTCAATGGTTTGCCAGTCGTAATTGGTGCAACCAAATCGATGACGGGTCATTTACTTGGTGCTGCCGGAGCAGTAGAAAGTGTAATCAGTGTTTTATCGATCAGAGATAATGTGGTGCCGCCTACTATTAATACCAAAAATCTGGACGAAAATATTCCAAAAGGATTGAATTTTGTGTTGGGAGAAAGTATTAAAAAGGAGATCAATTATGTTTTAAATAACACTTTTGGTTTTGGTGGTCACACAGCGAGTACTATTTTTAAAAAGTACGAGGCTTAA